A stretch of the Vitis riparia cultivar Riparia Gloire de Montpellier isolate 1030 chromosome 13, EGFV_Vit.rip_1.0, whole genome shotgun sequence genome encodes the following:
- the LOC117928092 gene encoding uncharacterized protein LOC117928092 isoform X8, producing MERPTCFLTGITEGFGREWRLLLKKLMQNHKDMELCEWYGIGWIFHFSSILYRKSLARHGVLCLTMRLKRTKTFSKAFQNWVFLQNYRALGYAVCLGKSFGTIKGFPTWLADYGWLLNLTKSVQRLFWCLNGDWWLEVDVKSPRPKNIWMLYSLYRLFTSPLSCMALGYALLHRKSLGMVEVGQISTAFLSFVNKTHLLDLEKQIPTLQPCEQN from the exons ATGGAAAGACCTACCTG CTTCCTCACTGGCATCACTGAAGGCTTTGGAAGAG aatGGAGATTGCTGCTTAAAAAGTTAATGCAGAACCACAAAGACATGGAACTATGCGAATGGTATGGCATTGGatggatttttcatttttcctctatCTTGTATAGGAAGAGCTTAGCTAGACATG GGGTTTTATGTCTGACCATGCGattgaagagaacaaaaacTTTCTCCAAGGCCtttcaaaattgggttttcCTACAGAACTATAGAG CACTCGGGTATGCTGTTTGTCTTGGAAAGAGCTTTGGCACGATAAAAGGATTCCCTACTTGGTTG GCTGATTATGGATGGCTTTTGAATTTGACCAAAAGTGTTCAAAG GTTATTTTGGTGCTTGAATGGAGACTGGTGGTTGGAAGTTGATGTCAAATCACCAAGACCCAAAAATATATGGATGCTATACTCATTGTATAGACTTTTCACTTCTCCTCTGTCTTGCATGGCACTTGGGTATGCACTTTTGCATAGGAAGAGCTTAGGCATG GTGGAAGTTGGACAGATTTCTACTGCCTTCCTAAGTTTTGTGAACAAGACACATCTTTTAGATTTGGAAAAGCAAATCCCTACTCTCCAACCCTGTGAACAAAACTAA
- the LOC117928092 gene encoding putative disease resistance protein RGA3 isoform X6 produces the protein MVVVEAFLSSLFEVVLDKLVAAPLLDYARQLKVDTAVLQEWRNTLLHLQAVLHDAEQRQIRDEAVKRWLDDLKALAYDIEDVLDEFEAEAKRPSLVQGPQTSSSSSGKVWKFNLSFHPSGVISKKKIGQKIKIITQELEAIVKRKSDLHFREGDEGVLSVTEQRLTTSLVDEVEIYGREGDREKIMKLLLSDEVATADRVQVIPIVGMGGVGKTTLAQIIYNDKRVGDKFDFRLWVCVSDQFDLVGITKAILELVPEHSSNNSNTLQSLQHSLQKKLNGKRYFLVLDDIWNENPDNWSTLQAPLKAGAQGSVIIATTRNEKVASIMGTTPFCRLSELSDEQCWSVFAYRAFENITPDATKNLKPIGRKIVQKCKGLPLAAKTLGGLLRSEQDEKAWKEMMNNEIWDLPTEQSNILPALHLSYHYLPTKVKQCFAYCSIFPKDYEYQKEELILLWVAQGFVGGFKGEEMIEEGEKCFQNLLSRSFFQQSSQNKSLFVMHDLIHDLAQFVSREFCFRLEVGKQKTFSKRARHLSYNREEFDVSKKFDPTS, from the coding sequence ATGGTTGTGGTGGAGGCGTTTCTGTCTTCCTTATTTGAGGTGGTGCTGGACAAGCTGGTGGCTGCCCCTTTGTTAGATTATGCACGCCAGCTCAAAGTTGACACAGCAGTGCTCCAGGAGTGGAGGAACACTTTGTTGCATCTCCAAGCAGTGTTGCATGATGCTGAGCAGAGGCAGATTCGGGACGAAGCAGTGAAGAGGTGGCTGGACGATCTCAAAGCTTTAGCTTACGACATTGAAGATGTGCTTGACGAGTTTGAAGCTGAAGCTAAGCGGCCCAGTTTGGTACAAGGACCTCAAaccagcagcagcagcagcggCAAGGTATGGAAGTTCAACCTCTCTTTTCATCCTAGCGGTGTGATTTCCAAAAAGAAGATTGgtcaaaaaataaagataatcaCCCAGGAGCTAGAGGCTATTGTAAAAAGAAAATCTGATCTTCATTTTAGAGAGGGTGATGAAGGAGTGTTATCAGTGACTGAACAAAGGTTGACTACTTCTTTGGTGGATGAGGTTGAGATTTATGGTAGGGAGGGTGATAGGGAGAAGATCATGAAACTATTGCTATCTGATGAAGTGGCTACTGCTGATAGAGTTCAGGTGATTCCAATTGTTGGTATGGGTGGGGTTGGAAAAACAACCCTCGCTCAAATAATCTATAACGACAAGAGGGTGGGGGACAAGTTCGATTTCAGACTCTGGGTGTGCGTATCTGATCAGTTTGACTTGGTAGGAATAACAAAAGCAATTTTGGAGTTGGTCCCTGAACATTCATCTAATAATTCTAACACCTTGCAATCACTACAACATAGTCTGCAGAAAAAGTTGAATGGAAAAAGGTATTTCCTTGTGCTGGATGATATATGGAATGAGAACCCCGATAACTGGAGTACCTTACAAGCTCCACTCAAAGCTGGAGCACAGGGCAGTGTAATCATAGCAACCACCCGCAATGAAAAAGTAGCATCAATTATGGGCACAACTCCTTTTTGTCGTCTTAGCGAACTATCAGATGAACAATGCTGGTCAGTATTTGCATATCGTGCTTTTGAAAATATAACTCCAGATgcaacaaaaaatttgaaacctaTTGGTCGGAAAATAGTACAGAAATGCAAAGGTTTGCCCTTGGCAGCAAAAACGCTAGGAGGTTTATTGCGGTCTGAACAAGATGAAAAGGCTTGGAAGGAAATGATGAATAACGAAATATGGGATTTACCAACGGAACAGAGTAACATTCTTCCAGCTCTACACTTGAGCTATCATTATCTCCCCACAAAAGTAAAGCAGTGCTTTGCATATTGCTCCATCTTTCCCAAGGATTATGAATATCAAAAGGAGGAGTTAATTTTGTTATGGGTGGCACAAGGTTTTGTGGGTGGCTTCAAAGGAGAGGAGATGATAGAAGAAGGTGaaaaatgttttcagaacctaTTGTCAAGGTCATTCTTTCAACAATCAAGTCAAAATAAGTCATTGTTTGTGATGCATGATTTGATTCATGATTTGGCCCAATTTGTATCCAGAGAATTTTGTTTCAGATTGGAAgtgggaaaacaaaaaacctttTCAAAGAGGGCTCGACATTTGTCATACAACCGTGAAGAATTCGATGTCTCCAAGAAATTTGATCCCACTTCATAA
- the LOC117928092 gene encoding uncharacterized protein LOC117928092 isoform X9, translated as MQNHKDMELCEWSIKEVRSKVKNYGHERVLCLTMRLKRTKTFSKAFQNWVFLQNYRALGYAVCLGKSFGTIKGFPTWLADYGWLLNLTKSVQRLFWCLNGDWWLEVDVKSPRPKNIWMLYSLYRLFTSPLSCMALGYALLHRKSLGMVEVGQISTAFLSFVNKTHLLDLEKQIPTLQPCEQN; from the exons ATGCAGAACCACAAAGACATGGAACTATGCGAATG GAGTATAAAGGAAGTAAGAAGCAAAGTGAAGAACTATGGCCATGAAA GGGTTTTATGTCTGACCATGCGattgaagagaacaaaaacTTTCTCCAAGGCCtttcaaaattgggttttcCTACAGAACTATAGAG CACTCGGGTATGCTGTTTGTCTTGGAAAGAGCTTTGGCACGATAAAAGGATTCCCTACTTGGTTG GCTGATTATGGATGGCTTTTGAATTTGACCAAAAGTGTTCAAAG GTTATTTTGGTGCTTGAATGGAGACTGGTGGTTGGAAGTTGATGTCAAATCACCAAGACCCAAAAATATATGGATGCTATACTCATTGTATAGACTTTTCACTTCTCCTCTGTCTTGCATGGCACTTGGGTATGCACTTTTGCATAGGAAGAGCTTAGGCATG GTGGAAGTTGGACAGATTTCTACTGCCTTCCTAAGTTTTGTGAACAAGACACATCTTTTAGATTTGGAAAAGCAAATCCCTACTCTCCAACCCTGTGAACAAAACTAA
- the LOC117928092 gene encoding putative disease resistance protein At3g14460 isoform X2, producing MLCNLQSLNLSSTNIQKLPKSIGMLCNLQSLMLSNCHGITELPPEIENLIHLQHLDISGTKLEGMPTGINKLKDLRKLTAFVVGKHSGARITELQDLSHLRGALSIFNLQNVVNATDALKANLKKKKDLDDLVFAWDPCVIDSDSENQTRVLENLQPHTKVKRLNIQHYYGTKFPKWLGDLSFTNLVFLQLEDCKSCSSLPPLGQLQSLKDLQIAKMDEVQNIGADFYGNNDCDSSSMKPFGSLEILRFEEMLEWEEWVCRGVEFPCLKELYIKICPKLKKDLPKHLPKLTKLEISECEQLVCCLPMAPSIRELMLEECDDVVVRSASSLTSLASLDIRKVCKIPPILHSLASLKNLNIQECESLASFPEMALPPMLERLEIRDCPTLESLPEGMMQNNTTLQYLDTYSCGSLRSLPTLKTLSIQRCEKLELALQEDMTHNHYASLTNLNIWSTGDSFTSFPLASFTKLEYLRIINCGNLESLYIPDGLHHVDLTSLQSLFIFGCSNLVSFPQGGLPTPNLTSLWITSCKKLKSLPQGMHSLTSLESLTIEDCPEIDSFPIGGLPTNLSDLEIRNCNKLMACRMEWRLQTLPFLSWLEIGGLEEERSKSFPEERFLPSTLTYLSIKNFPNLKSLDKKGLEHLTSLEILSINECEKLESLPKQGLPSSLSRLYIGKCPLLEKRCQRDKRKKWPNISHIPCIVITGEMDFLYKEVILS from the coding sequence AACCTTTCTAGCACCAACATACAGAAGTTACCTAAATCCATAGGTATGCTTTGCAATTTGCAATCACTGATGTTGTCAAATTGTCATGGGATTACCGAGCTGCCTCCTGAAATCGAAAACCTCATCCACCTACAACATTTGGATATTTCTGGAACCAAATTAGAAGGGATGCCAACAGGAATCAATAAACTAAAAGATCTTCGAAAATTGACTGCTTTTGTTGTTGGCAAGCATAGTGGTGCAAGAATTACAGAGTTACAAGATCTGTCCCACCTGCGGGGAGCGCTCTCCATTTTTAACTTGCAAAATGTGGTGAATGCTACGGAtgctttaaaagctaatttgaagaaaaagaaagaccttGATGACTTGGTGTTTGCGTGGGATCCATGTGTGATTGATAGTGATTCGGAGAATCAAACCAGAGTTCTCGAAAATCTTCAGCCTCATACCAAGGTGAAAAGGCTCAACATTCAACACTACTATGgcacaaaatttccaaaatggcTAGGAGATCTTTCATTCACGAATTTAGTTTTCTTACAACTTGAAGATTGTAAAAGTTGCTCGTCCTTGCCACCACTTGGGCAGTTACAATCTCTCAAGGATCTCCAGATTGCGAAGATGGATGAAGTACAAAACATTGGTGCAGATTTCTATGGGAATAATGATTGTGACTCATCTTCAATGAAGCCGTTTGGATCCCTAGAGATTCTGAGGTTTGAAGAGATGTTAGAGTGGGAGGAATGGGTTTGTCGTGGAGTTGAATTCCCTTGTTTGAAGGAGCTTTATATCAAGATCTGTCCAAAGCTGAAAAAGGATTTACCCAAACACCTTcctaaattaacaaaacttgaGATCAGTGAATGCGAGCAGCTGGTGtgttgtcttccaatggctcCCTCCATTCGTGAATTGATGTTGGAGGAATGTGATGATGTGGTGGTTAGGAGTGCGAGCAGTCTCACCTCGTTGGCTTCTTTGGATATAAGGAAAGTTTGTAAAATTCCACCCATTCTTCATAGCCTTGCCTCTCTTAAAAACTTGAACATCCAGGAATGTGAGAGTCTTGCATCTTTTCCGGAGATGGCGCTGCCACCCATGCTTGAAAGGCTTGAAATCAGAGACTGTCCCACTCTGGAGTCCCTACCAGAGGGAATGATGCAAAATAATACGACTCTGCAATACTTGGATACCTATAGTTGTGGTTCTCTGAGGTCCTTGCCCACATTGAAGACACTTTCTATCCAGCGGTGCGAGAAATTGGAGTTAGCACTCCAGGAGGATATGACGCACAACCACTACGCTTCCCTTACCAACTTAAATATATGGAGTACTGGTGATTCTTTCACGTCCTTTCCATTAGCCTCCTTCACAAAGCTTGAGTATCTTCGTATCATAAATTGTGGAAATCTGGAGTCCCTTTACATTCCAGATGGACTTCACCACGTGGATCTCACATCTCTCCAGAGCCTATTCATCTTTGGTTGCTCTAATCTGGTATCTTTTCCGCAAGGAGGATTGCCCACTCCTAATCTGACATCTCTTTGGATAACTTCGTGCAAGAAGCTCAAGTCACTGCCCCAAGGGATGCACTCCCTCACATCCCTTGAAAGTTTGACAATAGAAGATTGTccagaaattgattcatttccAATAGGGGGTTTGCCCACTAATCTATCTGATCTTGAGATCAGGAATTGTAACAAACTCATGGCCTGTCGGATGGAGTGGCGCTTGCAAACGCTTCCCTTTCTTAGCTGGTTAGAGATTGGAGGACTTGAAGAAGAAAGATCGAAGTCATTTCCTGAGGAGCGGTTTCTGCCCTCCACTCTCACCTatctttcaattaaaaattttccaaatctgAAATCCCTGGACAAGAAGGGCCTTGAGCACCTGACCTCTCTTGAAATTCTGTCGATTAACGAATGTGAAAAGCTCGAGTCCTTGCCAAAACAGGGGTTGCCCTCCTCCCTTTCTCGTCTTTATATTGGGAAGTGTCCTCTGCTGGAGAAGCGATGCCAAAgggataaaaggaaaaaatggccCAACATTTCTCACATTCCCTGCATCGTGATAACTGGTGAAATGGATTTCTTATATAAAGAGGTCATCTTGTCATGA
- the LOC117928092 gene encoding putative disease resistance protein At3g14460 isoform X1, translating to MIWPNLYPENFVSDWKWENKKPFQRGLDICHTTVKNSMSPRNLIPLHKDDKLRTFLPLGMPAYVSTCYLADKVLYDLLPTFRCLRVLSLSYYNITHLPDSFQNLKHLRYLNLSSTNIQKLPKSIGMLCNLQSLMLSNCHGITELPPEIENLIHLQHLDISGTKLEGMPTGINKLKDLRKLTAFVVGKHSGARITELQDLSHLRGALSIFNLQNVVNATDALKANLKKKKDLDDLVFAWDPCVIDSDSENQTRVLENLQPHTKVKRLNIQHYYGTKFPKWLGDLSFTNLVFLQLEDCKSCSSLPPLGQLQSLKDLQIAKMDEVQNIGADFYGNNDCDSSSMKPFGSLEILRFEEMLEWEEWVCRGVEFPCLKELYIKICPKLKKDLPKHLPKLTKLEISECEQLVCCLPMAPSIRELMLEECDDVVVRSASSLTSLASLDIRKVCKIPPILHSLASLKNLNIQECESLASFPEMALPPMLERLEIRDCPTLESLPEGMMQNNTTLQYLDTYSCGSLRSLPTLKTLSIQRCEKLELALQEDMTHNHYASLTNLNIWSTGDSFTSFPLASFTKLEYLRIINCGNLESLYIPDGLHHVDLTSLQSLFIFGCSNLVSFPQGGLPTPNLTSLWITSCKKLKSLPQGMHSLTSLESLTIEDCPEIDSFPIGGLPTNLSDLEIRNCNKLMACRMEWRLQTLPFLSWLEIGGLEEERSKSFPEERFLPSTLTYLSIKNFPNLKSLDKKGLEHLTSLEILSINECEKLESLPKQGLPSSLSRLYIGKCPLLEKRCQRDKRKKWPNISHIPCIVITGEMDFLYKEVILS from the coding sequence ATGATTTGGCCCAATTTGTATCCAGAGAATTTTGTTTCAGATTGGAAgtgggaaaacaaaaaacctttTCAAAGAGGGCTCGACATTTGTCATACAACCGTGAAGAATTCGATGTCTCCAAGAAATTTGATCCCACTTCATAAGGATGATAAGCTACGTACCTTCCTACCATTAGGTATGCCTGCTTATGTTTCAACTTGCTACTTAGCTGATAAAGTTCTATATGATCTATTGCCAACATTCAGATGTTTGCGGGTTTTATCCTTGTCTTACTATAATATCACTCATTTGCCtgattcatttcaaaatttgaagcaTTTGCGGTATTTAAACCTTTCTAGCACCAACATACAGAAGTTACCTAAATCCATAGGTATGCTTTGCAATTTGCAATCACTGATGTTGTCAAATTGTCATGGGATTACCGAGCTGCCTCCTGAAATCGAAAACCTCATCCACCTACAACATTTGGATATTTCTGGAACCAAATTAGAAGGGATGCCAACAGGAATCAATAAACTAAAAGATCTTCGAAAATTGACTGCTTTTGTTGTTGGCAAGCATAGTGGTGCAAGAATTACAGAGTTACAAGATCTGTCCCACCTGCGGGGAGCGCTCTCCATTTTTAACTTGCAAAATGTGGTGAATGCTACGGAtgctttaaaagctaatttgaagaaaaagaaagaccttGATGACTTGGTGTTTGCGTGGGATCCATGTGTGATTGATAGTGATTCGGAGAATCAAACCAGAGTTCTCGAAAATCTTCAGCCTCATACCAAGGTGAAAAGGCTCAACATTCAACACTACTATGgcacaaaatttccaaaatggcTAGGAGATCTTTCATTCACGAATTTAGTTTTCTTACAACTTGAAGATTGTAAAAGTTGCTCGTCCTTGCCACCACTTGGGCAGTTACAATCTCTCAAGGATCTCCAGATTGCGAAGATGGATGAAGTACAAAACATTGGTGCAGATTTCTATGGGAATAATGATTGTGACTCATCTTCAATGAAGCCGTTTGGATCCCTAGAGATTCTGAGGTTTGAAGAGATGTTAGAGTGGGAGGAATGGGTTTGTCGTGGAGTTGAATTCCCTTGTTTGAAGGAGCTTTATATCAAGATCTGTCCAAAGCTGAAAAAGGATTTACCCAAACACCTTcctaaattaacaaaacttgaGATCAGTGAATGCGAGCAGCTGGTGtgttgtcttccaatggctcCCTCCATTCGTGAATTGATGTTGGAGGAATGTGATGATGTGGTGGTTAGGAGTGCGAGCAGTCTCACCTCGTTGGCTTCTTTGGATATAAGGAAAGTTTGTAAAATTCCACCCATTCTTCATAGCCTTGCCTCTCTTAAAAACTTGAACATCCAGGAATGTGAGAGTCTTGCATCTTTTCCGGAGATGGCGCTGCCACCCATGCTTGAAAGGCTTGAAATCAGAGACTGTCCCACTCTGGAGTCCCTACCAGAGGGAATGATGCAAAATAATACGACTCTGCAATACTTGGATACCTATAGTTGTGGTTCTCTGAGGTCCTTGCCCACATTGAAGACACTTTCTATCCAGCGGTGCGAGAAATTGGAGTTAGCACTCCAGGAGGATATGACGCACAACCACTACGCTTCCCTTACCAACTTAAATATATGGAGTACTGGTGATTCTTTCACGTCCTTTCCATTAGCCTCCTTCACAAAGCTTGAGTATCTTCGTATCATAAATTGTGGAAATCTGGAGTCCCTTTACATTCCAGATGGACTTCACCACGTGGATCTCACATCTCTCCAGAGCCTATTCATCTTTGGTTGCTCTAATCTGGTATCTTTTCCGCAAGGAGGATTGCCCACTCCTAATCTGACATCTCTTTGGATAACTTCGTGCAAGAAGCTCAAGTCACTGCCCCAAGGGATGCACTCCCTCACATCCCTTGAAAGTTTGACAATAGAAGATTGTccagaaattgattcatttccAATAGGGGGTTTGCCCACTAATCTATCTGATCTTGAGATCAGGAATTGTAACAAACTCATGGCCTGTCGGATGGAGTGGCGCTTGCAAACGCTTCCCTTTCTTAGCTGGTTAGAGATTGGAGGACTTGAAGAAGAAAGATCGAAGTCATTTCCTGAGGAGCGGTTTCTGCCCTCCACTCTCACCTatctttcaattaaaaattttccaaatctgAAATCCCTGGACAAGAAGGGCCTTGAGCACCTGACCTCTCTTGAAATTCTGTCGATTAACGAATGTGAAAAGCTCGAGTCCTTGCCAAAACAGGGGTTGCCCTCCTCCCTTTCTCGTCTTTATATTGGGAAGTGTCCTCTGCTGGAGAAGCGATGCCAAAgggataaaaggaaaaaatggccCAACATTTCTCACATTCCCTGCATCGTGATAACTGGTGAAATGGATTTCTTATATAAAGAGGTCATCTTGTCATGA
- the LOC117928092 gene encoding putative disease resistance protein RGA3 isoform X7, whose translation MCLTSLKLKLSGPVWYKDLKPAAAAAAREGDEGVLSVTEQRLTTSLVDEVEIYGREGDREKIMKLLLSDEVATADRVQVIPIVGMGGVGKTTLAQIIYNDKRVGDKFDFRLWVCVSDQFDLVGITKAILELVPEHSSNNSNTLQSLQHSLQKKLNGKRYFLVLDDIWNENPDNWSTLQAPLKAGAQGSVIIATTRNEKVASIMGTTPFCRLSELSDEQCWSVFAYRAFENITPDATKNLKPIGRKIVQKCKGLPLAAKTLGGLLRSEQDEKAWKEMMNNEIWDLPTEQSNILPALHLSYHYLPTKVKQCFAYCSIFPKDYEYQKEELILLWVAQGFVGGFKGEEMIEEGEKCFQNLLSRSFFQQSSQNKSLFVMHDLIHDLAQFVSREFCFRLEVGKQKTFSKRARHLSYNREEFDVSKKFDPTS comes from the exons ATGTGCTTGACGAGTTTGAAGCTGAAGCTAAGCGGCCCAGTTTGGTACAAGGACCTCAAaccagcagcagcagcagcggCAAG AGAGGGTGATGAAGGAGTGTTATCAGTGACTGAACAAAGGTTGACTACTTCTTTGGTGGATGAGGTTGAGATTTATGGTAGGGAGGGTGATAGGGAGAAGATCATGAAACTATTGCTATCTGATGAAGTGGCTACTGCTGATAGAGTTCAGGTGATTCCAATTGTTGGTATGGGTGGGGTTGGAAAAACAACCCTCGCTCAAATAATCTATAACGACAAGAGGGTGGGGGACAAGTTCGATTTCAGACTCTGGGTGTGCGTATCTGATCAGTTTGACTTGGTAGGAATAACAAAAGCAATTTTGGAGTTGGTCCCTGAACATTCATCTAATAATTCTAACACCTTGCAATCACTACAACATAGTCTGCAGAAAAAGTTGAATGGAAAAAGGTATTTCCTTGTGCTGGATGATATATGGAATGAGAACCCCGATAACTGGAGTACCTTACAAGCTCCACTCAAAGCTGGAGCACAGGGCAGTGTAATCATAGCAACCACCCGCAATGAAAAAGTAGCATCAATTATGGGCACAACTCCTTTTTGTCGTCTTAGCGAACTATCAGATGAACAATGCTGGTCAGTATTTGCATATCGTGCTTTTGAAAATATAACTCCAGATgcaacaaaaaatttgaaacctaTTGGTCGGAAAATAGTACAGAAATGCAAAGGTTTGCCCTTGGCAGCAAAAACGCTAGGAGGTTTATTGCGGTCTGAACAAGATGAAAAGGCTTGGAAGGAAATGATGAATAACGAAATATGGGATTTACCAACGGAACAGAGTAACATTCTTCCAGCTCTACACTTGAGCTATCATTATCTCCCCACAAAAGTAAAGCAGTGCTTTGCATATTGCTCCATCTTTCCCAAGGATTATGAATATCAAAAGGAGGAGTTAATTTTGTTATGGGTGGCACAAGGTTTTGTGGGTGGCTTCAAAGGAGAGGAGATGATAGAAGAAGGTGaaaaatgttttcagaacctaTTGTCAAGGTCATTCTTTCAACAATCAAGTCAAAATAAGTCATTGTTTGTGATGCATGATTTGATTCATGATTTGGCCCAATTTGTATCCAGAGAATTTTGTTTCAGATTGGAAgtgggaaaacaaaaaacctttTCAAAGAGGGCTCGACATTTGTCATACAACCGTGAAGAATTCGATGTCTCCAAGAAATTTGATCCCACTTCATAA